The genomic region GCTAACCCTTATAATTTCACTCATAAGATAAACTCTACGTATATGTATATAAAGTTTACATTGTATACACTACTTAGTCGATTCTTCAATCCCTTTTGGGATGCAACCATCACTCTTAGAAGCAGTTAAAATACCTAAGAACTTTATCTTTCAATCCCTTTTGGGATGCAACTCTAAATTAGAAAAGTACAGAATTCCAACCAATGATAACTTTCAATCCCTTTTGGGATGCAACTGTTTGTTTTATTAACCTCTGTCCTTATTTTCTCTTTTCTCATTAATAAGTTTTCATTACACCTCTTAGTTCTTCATGCGACCGATTTTCCTTGTAATTTTAATTTCGTAATACGGTCGCATGGTCTTTTTCACTAATTGAAAGAGAAAATGTATTTATAAGGCTTCAATTCTTCTTTTGATTCTCGCAACGGTCGCATTGAGGCTAAAACTTTATCGCTTTTAAACTCTTAATAAAACTCGAACCTTTTCCTACTATTTATCTGTATTAAACAATTCAAAGATTATCACATTCATTGAATTATATTTAGATTGATGCCCTTAATATATTAACTATTTTTAAAATTAGGCACAGTTATATTTTTAAATAGATTTTTAAACATCGTATTTTCCCTTGTTTATTCCTTCGCGTGGAAATAAAAATCGTTTATTATCGTGTTAAATTAATAAACAGTTAAAACTTTCTATCCAGCATGGGAGTGTTTTTACACTCTTGTAAGAGGTTCATAGAAACAGACGAGAGGGAAAAGAAAGAAAAAAGGAGTGTATTAGAAGAATATAATAAATGGATAAACGCTACCCTCTAAAGGCAAGCTCAAGTCGTTATTGCGACCTCTCTAATGTTACTCAAGGACTTTATCAATTATCAGCAGAGTTTTTATTACTTATAGTTACTATTTTATAATCAGTTTATCTTATAATTTTCGGAATATAGTTATCTTTTATAATTATGGATCTACTATAACTTAGAAATATTATGATAAAAACCTTTAGGAATAGCATAAATCTTCGGAAAATAATTGCGAATAATCTAAGAGAAGATAGTTTGCCTTATGTATTATGCATTCTGGATTTCTAGCTGATATATTAGGCCGGGATATTATGAAGAATTAAAAGGACTCGGAATATCAATAGGTTACGTTTTTCCTTAGAATGCGCTTTACCTTAGGCAATATATCTATTTCCATTACCCATTATTCTTGCCATACTATTAACGAAATTGAAAAGAAGATTTGAGAATCCTAAACTGCACGAAGAAATACCTGACTTCCTCCCCGCCCTGGAAGGGCGAGGGTTCCCTTCCAAGGGGTTCATCGTTCCCACACATCGATTCGGGATTACATTTGGTGGGCAGTCGAGTGGCTCAGAGAACCCCTCCCATTTGGACAGAGTGGGTAGGGGACTTTCATTGCTGAGCTCTAGTCCCTTAAGAGATACTGGTTGCTCCTCCCACAGTCCCATTAAGCCCTCAATCGAGCTGGGGAGGAGCGTCGTTAGCGTCACTAAGAGAAATTTTGACAAAGAAATATTTAAACCTTTTATAAGGGGGCTATCCATCCCCGCCTGCGAGGCTTTCCGCCCCCTTAACCCCCAACTTTGTAAAGCTTTACATTTCATCAGATTTGTCACCATTCCAATAATTGTATTAATAGCATATATTATGGAAATCATCTTTATTAATGGCATATTTAATTTATTCGATTTAGGTTTACACCGCAATATTCACCGCTTCGGTTATAATTATGATACACTTTTATCTTTCGCCTCGATCGTTAGAGATATTACCAGCTACCGCTAAAGATAGGCAATACTTGTTAGAAGCGTTAAAATTAGAGCACGCTGCCAATAGAGATTATTGTAACTATTATTGCTACTTTAATAGCTGTAATAACTATACCGACTATGTTTCAAATTCTTTACGGCACACTTCCCAACAAGGATTGTCTCCTCTCAAGTTGACAATTTTAGGAATTTTTGGAGCACAAGTGTAAGTTCTTATTAGCGGGATTGCTAATAAGCGAACTTTTAGATTATAATTGGCAAATACGTAAAATGATAACAAATCTGGAAAAGTACGAAAAATAATACATTTCATTACTACGACTAAAGAAGTGATGTTGAAAATAATTCGTTGCGTATAGAGAAAATTTGGCCGTTGTCAACAGTTTCCGTTAAACCGTGAAATTAATGTCATTTGTTGTCATTCAACATTCCTAACTATCCCTTAACGAAAGTTTTGTAGCTAAGAAGAGGGCCCTACAATGTGAGGGGTTCAATGAGGCTCCTCATGTCCTGCTCCCTAACCTAGGCGTGGGGAGCCGGAATGAGGACGAGAGGTTGAATCATTCAATGAAAGTCCGACTCCTATTAGCTTATTTTAGGAGTGAATCCCATTTAAAACCTGGAAAATATATTCTCTTTCAGAAGAATACTATGGTTCTTGAATTCTTTGAAATTAAATCACAGACGTAACTTACGCAGTCCTCTTTTTTATAAATCTTCATTGCCCTGTCTTTTACTGCGTTGAATTTCTTGTTAATTGAGTCGTACTCTTCGTGGGGAATGATTGAAGAAACTAGGTGTGCTCCTGCTTCCCTAGCAGCTAACACTGCTGCAGAGCTTATCGCTTTCCTTCCTCCTGTAAAATCTAGATAATCTCCTGCCTTCAGCACTTTCCTTATTGTTTCCCTAACTTGTACGAAATCGTTAGGAGAATTAACGTCATCGAAAGGCAAGTTAATTGCCCTGACGTTTACG from Acidianus ambivalens harbors:
- the crn1 gene encoding CRISPR-associated ring nuclease Crn1, with translation MPRLVSTLGKSPGGIAETLINLTDGNYVAPFDPVPIKIEELLVVKTKEVEESFYVLKALLLCCSSFVNVRAINLPFDDVNSPNDFVQVRETIRKVLKAGDYLDFTGGRKAISSAAVLAAREAGAHLVSSIIPHEEYDSINKKFNAVKDRAMKIYKKEDCVSYVCDLISKNSRTIVFF